The following is a genomic window from Dermatophilaceae bacterium Soc4.6.
GGTGTCGAGGAGGCTGGATGGCGAGGCGGTGGTGCTGAGGGTGATGGCGGACAAAGCCTGGTTGCCGGTGTTGGAGAGCTGGAACGCTCGTTGCATCGTGTCGCCCGGGACCAGACCCGTGGCGCCAATCGTGAGCCGGTTGGCGGCCGTGCCGGCAGAGCCGAGCGCGATGACGACCGTCCCCGCGGTAGCGGGTAGCCCGGCCGACGTGGTGCTGGTGAACGCACCAAAGGTGCCCAGCCCGGCCACGGTGGCGGCCGTGCCGATGGCAGCCACGCTGCCCAGGACCTTGACGCGCAGCGTCAGGCCCGCCGTCGTAGACGAAGCGTTCATCACGGGGTGTCCCTTGGTTGGTGTCCCCGCTGTGCATGCGGATCATCGGGTAGATCGTCCTCGCCGAGACGCTTATTAGCAGTTCTTCGGGAACGTTTAGACATCCCTTCCCCGCACGATTCAGCGATGGGCGGTCACCGGCGGTGTCGGGTGTCTTCGTCTTGCTCCCTTGGCAGGGCCGACCGGAGCACCACCTAAGTTGAGCCCGGGGACCGACAGCGGCAGAACCGGCCGCACCGAATAGGCCTGGACGAACTCGAACGGGCCCGAGATGCCAGGGCCACGGTCGGTGTCCACAACCCGGGCTGGCTCCATGACCGCCAAGGTGACAGGCGCTCCAGTCCTCGTCGCAGACGTGGTCGTCCAGGGCCGGTGCCCGTCGTCGACCTCGACATGGGTCACCAGTTCGTCAGGGCCTCGGGGTTGATCCCCAGCTGCTAGCCGACCCGGCATGATGCGCCCTGAGGGGTCTCCGGGGTAACGCCGCAGGTCGACGGCCAGCGTGATCACCCGTTGCCGAAGTTCCTCGGGGTACCTCCTCGGTGCTGCCATGACTCTCACCCCTCGTGGAATGAGAGCCTCCATCAGACCCGGTACGAGACAGGGCACGCCGGCGAAGCTGCGCCACTGCGCCCACGGTGGCGTGCATCGCCCCCCACAAGGACGCCGTGAATGCCAGGACGGTGCGGCACCGCATCGAGGCCACTCGACTTCGCCCTCCCGTTGCACGACGTCGGGAAGGAACCGGCCCGCACGTTGACGGCGTCCACGATGGTCGAGCACCGCCGATTCCTCGAGCGAGCCGATTCCTCGAGCGAGCCGTGACCACTGGGCGGTCGCCGCTGGACCGGACCGTGTTGCAGCAAGCGGTGCGGTCCGCCACCGGCGTCGCGTCCACCGAGGCGCAGTGGATCGCTGCCGTTCTTGACCTTTGGTGGACGGACACGAGGGCTCATACTCTGGTCCTGCCCACAGAGGGGGCTTCTTCGGCGTCATGGCCGACATTCTGCAGCGGGTCTGAGTTCACCCTGAACGACTGATCCTGTCCACCGCTGGGCTACC
Proteins encoded in this region:
- a CDS encoding TasA family protein, which produces MNASSTTAGLTLRVKVLGSVAAIGTAATVAGLGTFGAFTSTTSAGLPATAGTVVIALGSAGTAANRLTIGATGLVPGDTMQRAFQLSNTGNQALSAITLSTTASPSSLLDTDATNGLQLVVQSCSTPWTEAGTAPAYTYTCSGTTTTALASRAVIGSNLTLPGLSSLTAAGTDNLMATLTFPAVAGNTLQGLSSTVTFTFTGTQRAATNK